The following DNA comes from Quercus robur chromosome 1, dhQueRobu3.1, whole genome shotgun sequence.
AGGGTGTTTAATCTGCCAATTGAAACTTATAGAAACCCCATGTGACCACTTATGTATTTTGAACTACAATACTGTGACTTGTtggatatgatttatttttttccttaatattaACAAACTAACTGGTGGTAACTATGTACCTTGAAATTGGTCGAATATTTTGTCCAATACAATGGAGTatcttttttctccctattcaatgaagaaaattgaatggTTTCTTGAAGGCTTATTCATAGCAGCTCCAAATGATGGCTTTGATTTAAGTTCTACAATGAGTTGATCTGTTGTATTTTATCCTTTCTTTAAAATAGAACTGCTTGCAGTATTCtcatttatttagatttttactATGTAatgtaaatttgaatttgtgcATAATTAATTTGGTGCAGCGAATTCAATACGCAAAAACGAAGTCAGATTGTATTGCTAAAGAAGATGGAAGCTATgacaagaaaaagaagcaagaaGAAAAAGGTGAACAAAATTCATTTGGCATTTTCTATAGTGCAAATCTTCTATACAGTTAGTATCTATGTCCTGTATAACATTGAGGTTTTTGATAGCATATGCTATGTTGTAAATATTTATATTCATTTGAGATGCCTGAATCATTACAAGTTTAAACATATAACCATGCTGGTTACAACAAATGAATGATGGGATTACTTTTTAAGAATGTCGAGAATGATTTTCCTAGTGGGAGATGAGGGGGTATAAGAAAGCAGAAATTTGATAACGTCACCACAACAAAAACTATAATACCAATTGTTTTCAAAGTATAAAGTTTAAACTAAATGGAAGCCCCTCCTCCCCTAAATCCCTAAATTAGGAGTGCAGAGGGAGGTTACTGTTCAATCCTATATGGGTGCACGAGCGGTATTTGcctccaaaaatatataatacttGACTATTATTTGtatgttattattataaataaaaataaaaataaaaaatagaagtcGGATCATAATACCACACATACATTCTATTTTCCTGATTGAATCCAGTCACAATTCTATGTTATTTATATGTTCATCTGTGTTCTGTGCTTACCTAAACTTGCATGTCCAGCTGAAAGAAAGCGGCGTGCTGAAGAAGCGCAGCAATCTACCATGCCCAATGGTGCAAGTGCTCAAAATGGGGGCTCAACGGTAAGTTTTCTCTTGTTTGCATTGTCTTCTATTACATACATGTGTTTCCCTCTCTCCGTGGACTGACGGGCAATCAAATATCATAGTTTTCTTACATGGATGCGGGACTGTTTTTATTTGTTACACTGGTTCTGCGATCATCTTTTTAGGTTGGATCATTAACCTAAAGATATCAGGAATGTAATGGTGGATCTGAGATCCCATTTCAAAACTTTTACATATCTCTCACCTACTATTCAGgcaccatttttcttttcttctttccagAAGAGAGTTTGAAAATAGTATCGAATATGATTGTATCAATTTGGATTGAAGTGTGCCTTTGTGTTGTATGCAGGCCTCATTCCGCCACGGGAACTCAAGTGCACAAGAAGCAGTTGCTCCAAACAATATACTCTTCATAGAGAATTTGCCCCATGAAGCCACTAGCATGATGTTGGAGATGCTTTTCCAACAGTATCCAGGATTTAGGGAAGTCCGAATGATTGAAGCGAAGCCAGGTATTGCCTTTGTAGAATTTGAAGACGACCAGCAGTCCTCCATGGCAATGCAGACCCTTCAGGGGTTCAAAATCACTCCTCAGAACCCCATGACCATCACTTTTGCCAAGAAGTAAAGCAATATTTCTCTCACAGCAAGTGTTGTTTATTAATATTGCCTACGTATTGTGGGGGATATGTAGTTGTTGAAGAGTCTTATGCATACTTCAGTCATGTCAGGTCTTCAAGAAACCAAGTGCGGATACTGAATTTTGTTAGTTCTGATTTAGATGAAAGTAAGAAAATGTCAGATGCAATGAGAAAATTAAACTACAATGTAGAATATGTATGATACTGATGCCGTGTTATCTATTTTTGCTTTGATGAGCTTAATTGGTCCAGtgcaatttttttcctcatgcCACTTATAATATCAGGTCAGGCTAGGCTTGGACGCTTGGTACACTTTGCACCCTGTGCTTCAAACACCGGTTTTTTCTCTAGAACCATTACAGGTCTATAATTCTATATTTCCAGGTTTGTGTTAGCAAACTTTCACATTCTCCTTGTGTTGTCatgcattttaatattaatttctcTCAAATCTAGTCTGGACGTCACAAGGTGAGCGATTCAACCTTTTGATTGGAATGTTTATTGTTTCGTGCTTAACTTctggtttattttttaaaccactTTCGTTCTATGCTTTGGATACCCAGACACAATTGACAGTACACGCTAAAGAATCAGCGTTGGAAGTAGTTAAAAATATTGGCGAGCTAGCGCATCTCCATCATCCCACACAAATATACTACATTAAATTCTTATTCTTTTAATATTCCATGTAAATATTATCTATTtatattcttctctctctccttgttGTCTAAAACCTAAAGTAGGCTGTTGACTTGAGGGAACTCCAAGTAGTCGCACAATCAGAAAAATCGAAGTAAtaatatgtttgaatttttttaccgTTACCTTTCATTGGGGTCAAAACTTATGAAGTGGAAAATTTGGGCTCTTGAGAAGGCAACAACACACAAACGAGAGAGAACAATATTCTTGCTttatataaaattcataaatgTGTATGGCTTATGGAAGCTTTAATGTTCATATGCcaacatcatttttatatatcGGCATGTTACTGTTTTGAATCATTAGCAAAGCATATATGTGGCAAAATTTAATTAACACTTTTAATGTTGtgattcaaatttttatttttaacaaaatatttggGATTAAGCAAATAGGCAAAACTTTGGTTCAATAATTCAATGCATTGGATGGGACACAAGATAGACATGTGACCAATTTTTGACACATGTTTAAATTGTGTTGAGTCCAGTGCACTAGAGCTttaaacccaaacaaaaaatgagtGAATTTGAAGATTCCAATTGTGGGGGTCAACAAATCGGCACCTCATCCACTGAATAGGGTAAACATTGAATTTTCTTTCCGTTTTAGTCGTCTGCTTGCTCCCCACACCAGTCTACCTCCTAGGCATGAAATTGCTCTAGATTAAGACCCTACCAATCCCCATTAAATGACATTTCATTCATATCTTCTTTATCATTACTATATAAACATCCCTCTCCTCCATTTCAAAAGAGACAGAAACATCTTTTCTTCTCCTCTTGAGTTCTAGTAAAGTAGAGTTAATATTGTTATATCTTGGTCTTTTTGAGACTCAAAATATTGAATGAGCCTCACTCTCCCTCTTCTAGTTCTTCTTTTCtactccacccttaggacctccattGTGTAGATCTTGCATGCAAGTATAATCTTTTTCCCTAGcttgtttttcattttcctataatattaatttaaaatttaatcatgccagttgattatttaaattcatTAAATATGCTTGAATGTTCTTGATATTCTTGAATGTTGTTCATATGTGTTCTTGGTTATTTATCTAGTGTTAGAGCCAAGAAtttgtatttgtgtgtgtgggaggggagggtgggggggggggggggggacagaaaataagattaataattttttcctaACCGtactatatgtatatatctatactataaaataagattaataattttttcctaaccatactatatgtatatatctatactATGTAAAATAGTTGAATGAGATGATTAAAGACGGCTAAAAgacttataagaaaaaaaattattaagagtcttgtaactaACTTAACTTGCATCTCATGGTATTTCTAACTAATACAtctaaaagttcaaatctttcaattttttgttataattatcCAATTTGTTAAAATAACAAACAATTACTGAATAAGTACAAAACCATATAATAATAACCAttacccattcaaaaaaaaaaaaaaaaccactcacTTACACATATAATCGTTGTGGGGCCagggaacttatgatccggcccacgcttTACTAGGGCCCAAAGCCCGTGCCGAGGACGGtatttgccgaggacgaatggggAAAGGCCGAAATGCCAGgggcacagccgaggatgaccctgtcctcagcactccaagacttcaaagggaagagcaacATCTCGTTGAAGGTTGCCCCCAAAAAGCACCCTGAAGGagatgcgagtagaatgggacccacgtgggggtacggtgcgaaactggttcagggtaaatacgtcccctccgcattaaatgcacccgccaaCGTCCTAActatgttaatgagaaaagacgcctggacagggtgaattcgatcatcgcaactaacaaaaagcaaggagggacagctgatgggacgtgtactgaagtaggcacctgcctgatcaacaagtggagggctaagatcaaccaagaagggctatataatgtgaaggttgatGCACCAAGAAAGGGGTTGGGAAAAAGGGCCAAGAACTAGAGCCTCCCAgtccgcctccaggagaaagattCCTCGAGTGAACACGATTCaattctgtatgaacaccacgaaaaaccaccgtccggtgatcaaggcctagcctttcaaacccacgccctataaatgatattgtttgggcctttttacgtgtgaacccaacattattatgggtcgttacaaattgtgtccttacaattggcgtcgtctgtgggaaaggcttgtgtcttGGCACAGGTGGTGGGTTGAGGCAATCCCTcacatcatttccaacagccgGATGTAGTGTTCTAGCTTAAaattccactaggggctacgtttcttcactaggggctgcgcttcgtAGCGACAGCagcacggatggttctaggggcttggccgaggagctaatccccACTAAACTAAGGTCCCACgccatagccgaggggttaattcccccaactacttaaaaagctaagttttggacagaaccaaggtattgcatggtcctcggacttaaacctatggggaaaccaactacttaaaaagctaagttttggacagaaccaaggtattttatggtcctaggactcaaacctatggggaaaccaactacttaaaaagctaagttttggacagaaccaaggtattttatggtcctaggactcaaacctatggggaaaccaactacttaaaaaactaagttttggacagaaccaaggtattgcatggtcctcagactcaaacctatggggaaaccaactacttaaaaactgaattttggacagaaccaaggtattgtatggtcctcggactcaaacctatggggaaaccaactacttaaaaactgagttttgaacagaaccaaggtattgcatgatcctcggactcaaacctatggggaaaccaactacttaaaaactgagttttggacagaaccaaggtattgcatggtcctcggactcaaacctatggggaaaccaactacttaaaaactgagtattggacagaatcaaggtattgtatggtcctcggactcaaacctatggggaaaccaactacttaaaaagctaagttttggacagaaccaaagtattgcatggtcctcggattcaaacctatggggaaaccaactacttaaaaactgagtttttgacagaaccaaggtattgtatggtcatcggactcaaacctatggggaaaccaactacttaaaaagctaagttttggacagaatcaaggtattgcatggtcctcggactcaaacctatggggaaaccaactacttaaaaaccgagttttggacaaaaccaaggtattgcatggttctcggactcaaacctatggggaaaccaactacttaaaaactaagttttggacagaaccaaggtattgcttggtcctcaaactcaaacctatggggaaaccaactacttaaaaactgagttttggacagaaccaaggtattgcatggtcctcggactcaaacctatggggaaaccaactacttaaaaactgagttttggacagaaccaaggtattgcatggtcctcggactcaaacctatggggaaaccaactacttaaaaagctaagttttggacagaaccaaagtattgcatggtcctcggactcaaacctatggggaaaccaactacttaaaaactgagttttgaacagaactaaggtattgcatggtcctcggactcaaacctatggggaaaccaactacttaaaaactaagttttggacggaaccaaggtattgcatggtcctcggactcaaacctatggggaaaccaactacttaaaaactgaattttggacagaaccaaggtattgtatggtcctcggactcaaacctatggggaaactaactacttaaaaactgagttttggacagaaccaaggtatagcatggtcctcggactcaaacgtatagggaaaccaactactcaaaaattgagttttggacagaaccaaggtattgtatggtcctcggactcaaacctttggggaaaccaactacttaaaaagctaagttttggacagaaccaaggtattgcatggtcctcggactcaaacctgtggggaaactaactacttaaaaactgagttttggacagaaccaaggtattgcatggtcctcggactcaaacctatggggaaaccaactacttaaaaactgaattttggacagaaccaaggtattgtatggtcctcgggctcaaacttatggggaaaccaactacttaaaaagctaagttttggacagaatcaacgtattgcatggtcttcggactcaaacctatggggaaaccaactacttaaaaactgagttttggacagaactaaggtatttcatggtcctcgaactcaaacctatggggaaaccaactacttaaaaactaagtttttgacagaaccaaggtattgcttggtcctcggactcaaacctatggggaaaccaactacttaaaaactgagttttggacagaatcaaggtattgcatggtcctcggactcaaacctatggggaaaccaactacttaaaaactgagttttggacagaaccaaggtactttatggtcttcggactcaaacctatggggaaaccaactacttaaaaagctaagttttggacagaaccaaggtattgcatagtcctcggactcaaacctatggggaaaccaactacttaaaaactgagttttggacagaaccaaggtattgcatggttctcggactcaaacctatggggaaaccaactacttaaaaactgagttttggacagaaccaaggtattgtatggtcctcagactcaaacctatggggaaaccaactacttaaaaagctaagttttggacagaaccaaggtattgcatggtcctcggactcaaacctatggggaaaccaactacttaaaaagctaagttttggacagaactaaggtattgcatggtccttggactcaaacctatggggaaaccaactacttaaaaactgagttttggacagaaccaaggtattgcatggtcctcggactcaaacctatgaggaaaccaactacttaaaaactgagttttggacagaaccaaggtattgcatggtcctcggactcaaacctatggggaaaccaactacttaaaaactaagttttggacggaaccaaggtattgcatggtcctcggactcaaacctatgggcaaaccaactacttaaaaactgagttttggacaaaactaaggtattgcatggtcctcgggctcaaacctatgaggaaaccaactacttaaaaactgagttttggacagaaccaaggtattgtatggtcctcggactcaaacctatggggaaaccaactacttaaaaaactaagttttggacagaaccaaggtattgcatggtcctcggactcaaacttatggggaaaccaaatacttaaaaactgagttttggacagaaccaaggtattgcatggtcctcggactcaaacctgtggggaaaccaactacttaaaaactgagttttggacagaaccaaggtattgcatggtcctcggactcaaacctatggggaaaccaactacttaaaaactgagttttggacagaaccaaggtattgcatggtcctcggactcaaacctatggggaaaccaactacttaaaaagctaagttttggacagaaccaaggtattgcatggttctcggactcaaacctatggggaaaccaactacttaaaaaactaagttttggacagaaccaaggtattgcacggttctcggactcaaacctatggggaaaccaactacttaaaaagctaagttttggacagaaccaaggtattgcacggtcctcggactcaaacctatggggaaaccaactacttaaaaagctaagttttggacagaaccaaggtattgcacggtcctcggactcaaacctatggggaaaccaattacttaaaaactgagttttggacagaaccaaggtattgcatggtcctcggactcaaacctatggggaaactaactacttaaaaactgagttttggacagaaccaaggtattgcatggtcctcggactcaaacctatggggaaaccaactacttaaaaactgagttttggacagaaccaaggtattgcatggtcctcggactcaaacctatggggaaaccaactacttaaaaactgagtcttggatagaaccaaggtattgtatggtccttggactcaaacctatggggaagccaactacttcaaagaaatcTGGATACTAAGCAGGACCTAGCACTACACGTGACATCTCGGATGATGCCTATATCTCCATTGAATGAGGGTCAGACATGTGTTCAAGGCTCTACAGGTGTGGGTAAGCTAACGTTCCGAAACATGATTCTAAATATATTGCATGCTCAACCATTCATACATGATAAGATAATTAGttcaaaaatcataaataatagtaaGTATCGACGAGGGCAACAAACAAGTAcccaaaagaaaagaggaagaaaagaatttcatataggTGTTCAACAGGTTCAAACTACCAGCAGattacaaagttttcaaaaaaaaaagaaaaaagaaactagtTAGTCATTAAACTGAAAACAAATACGGAGGCTGCCGGGGTTTCTACTTCTTCAATTCTGTGTCGGCCACATCCTTGGAAGGCAGAATAGGACCAGTTTCGACGCCCTGGAGGACAGCCCCTTCTGGGGAAGACTAAGTAAGGGTCGATGTTGGTACTCTGAGGGACCACAGCGAGGGGAATTGCCTGCAGGAGTTGGGCAAGTATGGCTGGCTCTTCGGCATCAGGGACCTGAACGCTGATCATCGGCTCAGCATCCTCTTTGGCTACCTCGGGATCCATACGTTCAGGCGCTTCTATCACCTTATGAAGCTCTCCCCCTTTAAGCGGCTCGTTAGGAGA
Coding sequences within:
- the LOC126727470 gene encoding U2 small nuclear ribonucleoprotein B'' 2-like; protein product: MLSGDIPPSQTIYIKNLNEKVKKEELKRSLYALFSQYGRILDVVALKTPKLRGQAWVVFTEITAASNAVRQMQNFPFYDKPMRIQYAKTKSDCIAKEDGSYDKKKKQEEKAERKRRAEEAQQSTMPNGASAQNGGSTASFRHGNSSAQEAVAPNNILFIENLPHEATSMMLEMLFQQYPGFREVRMIEAKPGIAFVEFEDDQQSSMAMQTLQGFKITPQNPMTITFAKK